The genomic interval ataataaaaaaataaaaattttgttggcTACTGAACGTTGGCTTGCACTAGAGGCAtgatttacatattttttttcaaaaaagaaaatttgacgaataattttgttaaaatatcaATGTCAAGAGGGTTATcttagtattttttattttctttggaGTACTTGTATTATTGACGTTTCGAAACTAATATCATCCGGTTATCACTATCATCTAATCATTTGgtacatttttttaaagtgaTCAAAATAGAgacaaatagaaaaatatcatcaaaatctaatcattccaattttttttagcaCTATGAGTGTTAGAATATTTCGGACTTTTGGACTAAACGGCGTAATTGTTAATGGAATGATGTCAAGAAAGGTGAtcccatttatttttattcagtAGGAAAGGAGATAATTTAAACGATTAAAACATAAACTTAGATAACTCATATCCACGcatttaattagttatttatttttgtaataagCAGAGGGTctcacattttaattttaaagctagatTCGTCGATTCATTTCTTGTATTTTAATCGTGTATTGTGTAAGCATAaagtattaataattatatagaTAAATACGAATATgacatgattaattaaatatgtcATGATCCCAATACGAATACAAATACGCTTATTAATATGTAATTCAACATAACACATTTAGCATGTTTATTAAACAAAtaggttaaattttttatacaatATAACAcgatttatatttaaatgattaatacaattaaataaaatacatataattaaaaatgatttcattattcaaatttaaaattaataatcttaAGAATAATTGTAACCAAACAAAAATATCCGTGAAATATAATAAAGTCCATTGTCATTATCAAccatataaaaagaaattactataatataatataccatatatatatatatatatatatatatggctTTAAACAAGTCATAATCAGGGCATAAATGTGTCATCAAGTAGGTATGTTTACACAACTAATAAAATGGATTATAAACGGATCATGTGttatataaatacataataaaataattaactaaaCATGTCTTAAATAGATTAAAACATGattaaaaacacaaaataCAATTATTGTAACCAAATCGCTTAACACAGTTCTCATCAAAGTAGATATCACGGATCTCACATCAGTAAGAGATAAAAATAGTTTTgggtatataaatataaacctTCTACTACCTATCAGacataatttttgaattgaaaatgtGAGTCTGTGACAAGTGGTATTAGAGTAAATCCAAATCTTCATTGATATAGGATCCTTATGAGAGATAGAAGGGTCGAGATAGATCTAAACTAATATAAGAGTCTCTCTTCTATGAATAAAGAGCCAATGCAACGAGGACGTTGTACAATTGAATGGGAtagaatgtaataaaaaatatgatgagtcttaagtatataaatatttaaacatatCTTTTGAATCGAAAATGTGAATTATGCCCATTACCTTAGCTACATGTATATACATGTATTTACTTAATTGGTTGTTTTTCTCCCTAGCTATTGTCACATCAAATGTTTGTTTCTCTTGCAGTTGCATTGGTTGTGCTCGCCTTCAACGTGCAATATTATAGAAGAATATCCAAGCCCAAAATTTGTATATTGGATTGACTGAGGAATTAAGGGATCTTTACAAATCATGTATGAGTCAtatctgaattttttttattgagaaaaaaatttgaatctaaatatttaaataagaaaatacaTGTATGTATAAagtcttaattaatttattttttaattaattccaAATTGCAAATCATTATTaatgttattaatttttttctttttaaatatacACCTAAATTGTTTATTCACATTCTCTTCCATCTTGCCTTTTTAATTATCACTTATATTTACACTTATAATTGTCCTTCATCTCCAGCTAAAGACTTAATGTTCATTGGCTTGTCAACCTTGAGTTTTCACATACTCCCCGCTTCCTTTCCATGTCTACTTCAACTTTCCTAAGAAATTGGACAAGAAAGTGCACCAAAAACCTCCTCTCTGCCCCAAATTTTGTTGTGTTTTCATATCTCGACTTTCTTGACTCAGTTTTCTGTGTCATAAACAAATATCTTGATGAGTTCTTTGAAGGGAAGGCCACGCCATGTTACTGCATAACCAAGAGTGAGATCAATGGGAGCAATGGGAAAGGTAGTGCTTATAATGAGGAAATTGGGATGTCAGAGACTTTGCatgggaggaaaaagaaattgaaggaattaATTTCTTTGCTTCAATTTGTggaaaaattgttgaaacaaCAGAAAGGTGTTAAATCTGGGTATAGTTTCAGGAACCAAAAGAAGGCTGCTGTCCATAGTTTGGGACATAGGTGGTCTGATTGTGGATGTGATTCTTGCATCTCCTGGATGAAAACTGATGATCACAAGCTTTATGTTGTGGTGGAGGAGACTTCTTCACAAGGTAATTGCACGCTTCAGGTTGAGGATCatgttttttttcatttaaattagcTTATATGTATTATCATTGTCACATGATTGGATTGAGAATTTTTCCTTATTTGTtttggaatatatatattctttaatattattaaaatagatatataacttattttgttaaagttattatacaatattattatttgcTTAGACTACATTATCTAATTAAGGGTTATACTGTAATACTGTTAGTTAATTAGAGTTAAACTATGAATAAGATTAGAATTAATGAATATGCATAATTAAGATTTGTCAATACataatttagatttttaagttatacagttttatattatataagaATTTTCCTTGTAACAAATACGATGCAACCAAATTAAAACCAATAATCTTGCAATTGATTTGTATCAATTTattgtaattaatatttaaattattctttattttttaattaagcaTATGATAATTTGAACTGTTATGctgtattttgtttttattagtaAACGTCAAATATTGCTTGAGCAACATGAACTTTCATCAtaactattaattaattatctatCTTACCGaccaaaatatattttaaaacacaataataaATACTCTAATTCAACCAAACGGGTGGTTGttggattaattcaatttttcttcttcttttttttctttttaaaaaatttcttgttTAATGACCTAAattgtatattttattaatgtatTAAAGTTTTACATCGGCTTctgacttttcatttttattttctcgaactattttttgttttgaaagacTAATTTTCGAAATATATATCTAAATGCGATGATtatttggaaaaataaattattccaacCGTCAgattatttacaaaaataaatgtttataaatagtaattattaattttgacataaatcCTTTTGTTTTAACAGGCGTTCGAAAGGATTCCGAGGGAAACCCATCGGAGAAGGTGATATTCATACATGGCATTCTCAGTTCTTCCTCGTTTTGGACAAAAACGGTTTTCCCAACGCTATCTGAATCAACGAACAGCAAGTACAGCTTGTTTGCGGTTGATCTTCTGGGATTTGGGCAAAGTCCAAAGCCAAGGGACTGTCTATACACCCTGAAAGACCATGTGGAATGGATTGAGAAATCTGTAATCTCTCCATTTCAATTCGATTCTTTCCACTTGGTTGCTCACTCTATGGGCTGTATAATTGCATTAGCCTTGGCTGCAAAGCACTCCAAATCTGTCAAATCCATTTCCCTTGTAGCCCCTGTGAGTAcacaaattatatatatatatatataagaataaTTATAGCAAATTAATCTATAacgaatatatatattttggttGTAATTTGGGTTCTGTTTCAGCCTTACTTTCCTTCAAAGGATGGAGTGGAATTCACAGTGATGAATTGCGTTACACCCAAAAGCCTGTGGCCGCCACAAGCGTTTCTGTCATCCATCATGGCTTGGTATGAACACTTGGGTCGATGTGTCTGTTTATTAATGTGCCGAAACCATAGGACCTGGGAGAGACTTATTAATGGACTCACTGGATTAAGGTAATAACTCAGAAGTTAGTTATTAATGTATAGGTTGGTCATGATGAGTTTTGACCCATTAATCAGATGCTCTAAGTCTggtattttctctttattgCCTTTCAGGAATCTGGATTTCATGCTTTTAGACTTGACAAAGCACACCCATCATTCAGGCTGGCATACCTTGCACAATGTGCTGTTTAGGGGAGTAAAACTCATGGACAAAAACCTGGAAACCGT from Theobroma cacao cultivar B97-61/B2 chromosome 5, Criollo_cocoa_genome_V2, whole genome shotgun sequence carries:
- the LOC108662015 gene encoding dihydrolipoyllysine-residue acetyltransferase component of acetoin cleaving system-like → MSTSTFLRNWTRKCTKNLLSAPNFVVFSYLDFLDSVFCVINKYLDEFFEGKATPCYCITKSEINGSNGKGSAYNEEIGMSETLHGRKKKLKELISLLQFVEKLLKQQKGVKSGYSFRNQKKAAVHSLGHRWSDCGCDSCISWMKTDDHKLYVVVEETSSQGVRKDSEGNPSEKVIFIHGILSSSSFWTKTVFPTLSESTNSKYSLFAVDLLGFGQSPKPRDCLYTLKDHVEWIEKSVISPFQFDSFHLVAHSMGCIIALALAAKHSKSVKSISLVAPPYFPSKDGVEFTVMNCVTPKSLWPPQAFLSSIMAWYEHLGRCVCLLMCRNHRTWERLINGLTGLRNLDFMLLDLTKHTHHSGWHTLHNVLFRGVKLMDKNLETVMQSRTKVHVILGNRDKSVPPECGNNIKKKFPDVEVNNIANAGHRSVIFTREKDFAQNLVQIWENAASDQHNYQV